One region of Malania oleifera isolate guangnan ecotype guangnan chromosome 6, ASM2987363v1, whole genome shotgun sequence genomic DNA includes:
- the LOC131157523 gene encoding glycylpeptide N-tetradecanoyltransferase 1 isoform X1 → MVDRNIPPGSPKENPDPNSDANPNFKDDSSLETVVKKFQDSISLGKQHKFWETQPVGQFKDVGDSSLPEGPIEPPTPLSEVRQEPYNLPSLYQWTTCNLDSEEICTEVYNLLSNNYVEDDENMFRFNYSREFLQWALRPPGYYQSWHIGVQVKASKKLVAFITGVPAKIRVKDEVVTMAEVNFLCVHKKLRSKRLAPVMIKEVTRRIHLENIWQAAYTAGVVLPTPITTCQYWHRSLNPKKLIDVGFSRLGARMTMSRTIKLYKLPDSTASPGFRKMELRDVPAVTRLIRNYLKQFVVAPDFDENDVEHWLLPAENVVDSYLVESPETHEITDFCSFYTLPSSILGNQNYSTLKAAYSFYNVATRTPLLQLMNDALIVAKQKHYDVFNALDVMENESFLKELKFGPGDGQLHYYLYNYRLQRALKPSKLGLVLL, encoded by the coding sequence ATGGTTGATAGAAACATTCCACCCGGCTCTCCCAAAGAAAACCCAGATCCCAATTCTGATGCAAATCCAAATTTCAAGGATGACAGCTCACTTGAAACCGTAGTAAAAAAATTTCAGGACTCCATTTCTCTTGGAAAGCAACACAAGTTTTGGGAAACCCAACCGGTCGGACAATTCAAGGATGTTGGGGACTCAAGCTTGCCTGAGGGCCCGATCGAGCCCCCAACTCCATTATCTGAAGTCAGACAAGAACCCTATAATCTTCCGAGCCTTTACCAATGGACAACTTGCAACCTGGACTCTGAAGAAATCTGCACAGAGGTTTACAACCTTCTAAGCAACAATTATGTGGAGGATGATGAGAACATGTTTAGATTCAATTATTCCAGGGAGTTTCTTCAGTGGGCTTTGCGACCTCCCGGTTACTACCAGAGCTGGCACATTGGTGTTCAGGTTAAAGCTTCAAAGAAGTTGGTTGCTTTCATCACGGGTGTGCCAGCTAAAATTCGTGTTAAGGATGAAGTTGTTACAATGGCTGAGGTTAACTTCTTGTGTGTCCATAAGAAGCTACGGTCGAAGAGACTTGCTCCCGTCATGATTAAGGAGGTTACCAGGAGGATTCACTTGGAGAATATTTGGCAAGCAGCTTATACTGCGGGAGTGGTTCTTCCTACACCAATAACAACTTGCCAATACTGGCACAGGTCTTTGAATCCAAAGAAACTTATTGATGTCGGCTTTTCCAGACTCGGCGCAAGGATGACCATGAGCCGCACTATAAAACTGTACAAACTTCCAGATTCAACAGCCTCTCCTGGTTTCAGAAAAATGGAGCTCCGTGATGTTCCTGCTGTCACTCGGCTCATTCGGAATTACTTGAAGCAGTTTGTTGTTGCACCAGATTTTGATGAAAACGATGTGGAACACTGGCTTCTGCCAGCTGAGAATGTAGTGGATAGTTACTTGGTTGAGAGCCCGGAGACTCACGAGATCACTGATTTCTGCAGTTTTTACACTCTCCCTTCTTCTATCCTTGGCAACCAAAATTATTCCACTTTGAAAGCGGCTTATTCTTTCTACAATGTTGCCACTCGGACTCCATTGCTTCAGTTGATGAACGATGCACTTATTGTTGCAAAACAGAAACATTACGACGTTTTTAATGCATTGGATGTCATGGAGAACGAGTCTTTTCTGAAGGAGTTGAAATTTGGACCAGGTGATGGACAACTTCACTATTATTTGTACAATTACCGGTTACAACGTGCCCTGAAACCATCAAAACTTGGGTTGGTACTTCTATAG
- the LOC131157523 gene encoding glycylpeptide N-tetradecanoyltransferase 1 isoform X2, with amino-acid sequence MNTNIPPGSPKENPDPNSDANPNFKDDSSLETVVKKFQDSISLGKQHKFWETQPVGQFKDVGDSSLPEGPIEPPTPLSEVRQEPYNLPSLYQWTTCNLDSEEICTEVYNLLSNNYVEDDENMFRFNYSREFLQWALRPPGYYQSWHIGVQVKASKKLVAFITGVPAKIRVKDEVVTMAEVNFLCVHKKLRSKRLAPVMIKEVTRRIHLENIWQAAYTAGVVLPTPITTCQYWHRSLNPKKLIDVGFSRLGARMTMSRTIKLYKLPDSTASPGFRKMELRDVPAVTRLIRNYLKQFVVAPDFDENDVEHWLLPAENVVDSYLVESPETHEITDFCSFYTLPSSILGNQNYSTLKAAYSFYNVATRTPLLQLMNDALIVAKQKHYDVFNALDVMENESFLKELKFGPGDGQLHYYLYNYRLQRALKPSKLGLVLL; translated from the exons ATGAACAC AAACATTCCACCCGGCTCTCCCAAAGAAAACCCAGATCCCAATTCTGATGCAAATCCAAATTTCAAGGATGACAGCTCACTTGAAACCGTAGTAAAAAAATTTCAGGACTCCATTTCTCTTGGAAAGCAACACAAGTTTTGGGAAACCCAACCGGTCGGACAATTCAAGGATGTTGGGGACTCAAGCTTGCCTGAGGGCCCGATCGAGCCCCCAACTCCATTATCTGAAGTCAGACAAGAACCCTATAATCTTCCGAGCCTTTACCAATGGACAACTTGCAACCTGGACTCTGAAGAAATCTGCACAGAGGTTTACAACCTTCTAAGCAACAATTATGTGGAGGATGATGAGAACATGTTTAGATTCAATTATTCCAGGGAGTTTCTTCAGTGGGCTTTGCGACCTCCCGGTTACTACCAGAGCTGGCACATTGGTGTTCAGGTTAAAGCTTCAAAGAAGTTGGTTGCTTTCATCACGGGTGTGCCAGCTAAAATTCGTGTTAAGGATGAAGTTGTTACAATGGCTGAGGTTAACTTCTTGTGTGTCCATAAGAAGCTACGGTCGAAGAGACTTGCTCCCGTCATGATTAAGGAGGTTACCAGGAGGATTCACTTGGAGAATATTTGGCAAGCAGCTTATACTGCGGGAGTGGTTCTTCCTACACCAATAACAACTTGCCAATACTGGCACAGGTCTTTGAATCCAAAGAAACTTATTGATGTCGGCTTTTCCAGACTCGGCGCAAGGATGACCATGAGCCGCACTATAAAACTGTACAAACTTCCAGATTCAACAGCCTCTCCTGGTTTCAGAAAAATGGAGCTCCGTGATGTTCCTGCTGTCACTCGGCTCATTCGGAATTACTTGAAGCAGTTTGTTGTTGCACCAGATTTTGATGAAAACGATGTGGAACACTGGCTTCTGCCAGCTGAGAATGTAGTGGATAGTTACTTGGTTGAGAGCCCGGAGACTCACGAGATCACTGATTTCTGCAGTTTTTACACTCTCCCTTCTTCTATCCTTGGCAACCAAAATTATTCCACTTTGAAAGCGGCTTATTCTTTCTACAATGTTGCCACTCGGACTCCATTGCTTCAGTTGATGAACGATGCACTTATTGTTGCAAAACAGAAACATTACGACGTTTTTAATGCATTGGATGTCATGGAGAACGAGTCTTTTCTGAAGGAGTTGAAATTTGGACCAGGTGATGGACAACTTCACTATTATTTGTACAATTACCGGTTACAACGTGCCCTGAAACCATCAAAACTTGGGTTGGTACTTCTATAG